In one Umezawaea sp. Da 62-37 genomic region, the following are encoded:
- a CDS encoding substrate-binding domain-containing protein, which yields MEPFYMELISGLEAGLAVHSYSLLLQMVHDHGHEIEVHRRWRNDHSVDGVLICDVGVDDGRVPALEELGLPAVVIGPPSVSGALASIWSDDGVSLAEAVRYLVTLGHRRIARVGGLPHLAHTAIRTRRFAALAEEFGLDSAVAVPSDYTGEDGARVTRDLLGGGDRPTALIYDNDIMAVAGLAAAQGMGLSVPRDLSIVAWDDSPVCQLVRPPLTALARDISAYGTHAARLLLAAVDGLPVTSVHDEPAHLSPRGSTAPPP from the coding sequence GTGGAACCGTTCTACATGGAGCTGATCAGCGGCCTGGAGGCCGGGCTGGCCGTCCACTCGTACTCGCTGCTGCTCCAGATGGTCCACGACCACGGGCACGAGATCGAGGTGCACCGGCGGTGGCGCAACGACCACAGCGTCGACGGTGTGCTGATCTGCGACGTCGGCGTGGATGACGGGCGCGTGCCCGCGCTGGAGGAGCTGGGGCTCCCCGCCGTGGTGATCGGCCCGCCGTCGGTCAGCGGCGCGCTGGCGAGCATCTGGTCCGACGACGGCGTGTCGCTCGCGGAGGCCGTGCGGTACCTGGTGACCCTCGGCCACCGGCGGATCGCCCGTGTCGGCGGCCTGCCGCACCTCGCGCACACCGCGATCCGCACGCGCAGGTTCGCCGCGCTGGCCGAGGAGTTCGGGCTCGACAGCGCGGTCGCGGTCCCGTCCGACTACACCGGCGAGGACGGCGCGCGGGTCACCCGCGACCTGCTCGGCGGTGGGGACCGGCCCACGGCGTTGATCTACGACAACGACATCATGGCCGTCGCCGGACTCGCCGCGGCACAGGGGATGGGCCTGTCCGTGCCGCGCGACCTGTCCATCGTGGCCTGGGACGACTCACCGGTCTGCCAACTGGTCCGGCCACCGCTGACCGCGTTGGCCCGCGACATCTCCGCCTACGGCACGCACGCCGCCCGCCTGCTGCTGGCCGCCGTCGACGGCCTGCCGGTCACCAGCGTGCACGACGAACCCGCGCACCTGAGCCCGCGCGGCAGCACCGCCCCACCGCCCTGA